ATCCTTCGATGGCATCACTCCCTTCCTTTGTTGGTCAGCAAGTATCACAGTTGGAGAAGCCACTGATGCCCCCTCAAAACTTCCCTCCACATTTAAAACTGAATACCCAACAGCCTCCAGTTTCCCACCCCCATGCTCTAAATTTGCAATCACCTCTGCAACATTTTGGCCAGCTTCAACTTCCTCAATCTGGAGGTCAAAACATACCATCCCAACAGTTACCTGGACTGGGTGGACAAGCATCCTTGCAGCCTTTAGCCCAGCAAAGTGCCTCTTCCATGGCATTGCAGGCTCCTTTAAGCCTGCAACAACAAGCTATGCCTGCCGCCAATCTTCCACAGTTTGCCACATCTAATGTCACACAGCAGCTTCTTCAGCAGCCTATCCAACAGTTTCCAGCACAACTACCCCAGATGCTGCTTCAGCAGCAAGCCCAAGCTTTACAATCTAGCTTTCAATCATCCCAACAGGCAATTCTCCAACTGCAACAGCAGCTGCAACAAATGCAACAACAGCAGCATGTTTCTGAGTCTACTAAACTGCAGGTTAAGCCAAttgaaaatattcataaagtGTCTGCCATTTTTTAGTCATTGGGAACTGAATTTCCACCTTCAATTTTTGGTAGGTTCTTTCATGAACCATAATGTCATGTAGCTGCTTCAAAGCTTCTCTTGCTGTCAAATCCTTCTTTCTGCATCAATGTTGTTGACTTGTTCATTTAAAAGTTTTATTGCATAAAATGTGTTCTGCAGTCTGCATGGACTGGACCACAGTCGTCATCCATCCCTCCTACAACATCTTCCAGCACACCTGCTTCAGTTGTGCCGTCAACCACTGCAACTCTTCCAAATTCAGTAAATACGTCTCCTGCAGTTCCGATGACCTGCAACTGGACAGAGCATACCTCTCCTGATGGATTTAAGTACTACTATAACAGTGCTACTCAAGAGAGTAAGGTGGGAATTGCTGAATGATATTGCTGTTAACTCAATATCCTGGTTTTTGGTTCCTTAATCTTCAAATTGACCAAATTGTTACTGTTCCAGTGGGAGAAGCCTGAAGAATTTACACTATttgagcagcagcaacaacatcaGAAATTGCTCTTattgcagcagcaacaacaaaaaCTTTCTTTCCAACAGCTTCCATCACCATCTGATACTCAATCACACACACAGATTCAACCAACCCAGCAAGTTCTGTCGACACAGCAAATGCAACCTCAACTGATGAGGCAACAATCACAAATGCAACCTCTTCAACCTTTACAACTGGTagtgattttttattttctttacatcTAGATCTTTTTTCTTCCAAAGATTTACACCTTTCCGTTGCTATTTTAGTATCAAGCTTCTGGTGGAACCCTACAACAAAATGTGCAAGTAAGTTCTGCATCATAAGTTAtttggatgttaatataatatggTTACTCTTTGAGACTATTGTAGTGGCATGATTGCCAAGTACACCTTGAAAAGTatgaatgaaaaatataataatattatttcagAAAAGTGTCTAGTCTTCATACTAGAGGTAACTTGAGCATCATGTACTGTTTCACAGGAAAAAAAGAATTTCATGCAACTGTCCTATCTTCACCATCTCCTGTTGGATCTTATATAGATAGATGTTTTCTGGTCGGTCTACGGGCTACTTAGTATATATGTGCAAAGGGTAACATGAAAAATAAAGCGTCACGGGAGAAGAATTGTGGTTgagttttgagaaaaaaaatgtcCTCAAAAGCATTCTATTCTGACAAAGGATAAGATGTGGAATCAGCAAGCAGATACATGTGTGATATGTTGAATGTTTCTTTTTTTCGAAAGCAATATGTTCAATGTTGAACCTGCTAAAAAAAGAGAACAAGACCACTTTAACTGTACGAAATTGGTTTTGTTCACTTACACATAGGTGTAAATCTATTAGGGCTTAGGGTTTCTTAACTGAATTATCAAAGGGCTTCCATGGAGGAAATTGGTACAGCTGTGATGCTTCATCTCCTCCAGATAATAGTTTGGGTAGGAAGCCACTCGAGGTGAGGAATGGAAAGCTGGAACACATGTTTGCatgtttttctttcttccttctggCTGCATACAACACAGCATGAACTGTATTGGCTGTTGCTTAGTGTACCTTTGTCGTTGGTGCCTAAATCCAGCACACTGTGGACAACCGTCAAATTCACTTAAAATATGTGGAGCACATTATCTGGTCAAACTCTTTGTGAGGATGCTTATTATATCTCTTGAGAGGACTGTTAACTATGCAACATGTTGTTACATTCTTAGCTAGAATTGCTTAAGTCATGAGGTACCTGAGCGACTAAAGGGTAAGCTTGCGGTCAATTTAGTATCCACAAAGAAAGAAAATAGTTAGTTGAAGAAGTAAGCGATGGGCAAGGTGTGTTGTCGCTCTGCAATATACCTATAGAGCTTTGTATTTGGCTATATATTCCGTGAGATGTTTAATTATTGCATTTTTTTCCTTGGTTATGAAGCAAGAAAATTTTAAAGGTAGGATTGTTCATATGTTTATCATTAGAAGGGCTTTTATTTAGTTTCAGCACATATATGTACATAAAGATGTAAACATATGCATGCATGTACATATACATGCATGAGTGTGTGATTGCCTGCTTGCTTGCATGGAATTTTCTAGATATGGATATATGCAATTATGGAGCTTCCGTATGGCATATAGGTTGCAGTTAAATGACCAGAATCATAGTTATAACCTGAGAAAATGAGCGATTATGTATGTCTCCCTCCAGAGCTCATTATTTTGTGTCATCTGCCTGTGGTATTTTCTTGTGTGATTAGATAGATGCTAGTTTGTGTTACTACAGGAAGATTTTGATCATAGGAAGCAAGCAATTTTTGTGAAGGAAAATAGTGTGTAACTGTGTATTCAGTATAACTATTTAGTTGACCAATGCCACAGTAAAAAGACCAAAGGCATACCTGCTGCATCAAGCTCCCTCCGGCGGGGTCTGAGGAGGTCAATATATGCAGTCTTACCTCTATATATAGAGAGGCTGGTACACATGAAACTTGACAGGAACAAGAAAGTTAACATTGACATGATCTTTTTAAGTGGAACAAGTTACATGTTTAGGTTTTCTACCAATCATTACAATGTGTGAGAACCTTGTTAGACTGTTTGAGAATTTGTGATGTCtgggtctatgttgaacaaccgtgAAAATGAATCAGAAGATTAGAAATAATAAATGAAGATGTTCCAAAAAACACTAATGAAAAAACGTATAACTTCAAAAGCATCTTCGAGAACTAAGGATTGAAGCTAACAAAAGCAAACTTCTATATCTTAGACAATACAACAACAAGCTGTAGTTCCCAACTATGTGGATTTAGCTACATGGATGCATTTTGGCATTTGAGCTCTATTCAATGCATTATCACTAGCCAAACTATTTGTTGAACTCATCAGAACCTTGAGTTCTCAGAAAAATCTCGTTAGGACTTCCTCTATCTTTCCAATCACTTCTAGTATGAATTATTTCACCCATCTTGACCATGGCGGTCATCGGTATTCTTTCAACATATTCAACCATTTAAAGAGTCATTTCTTAATTGTCTATCTCTTGCTATCCCCTTGAATTGATCATGAAcacaaaatatttcctattttatctTTTAATAACAATACTTTTTGACATCATCATAACAGTAATATTAACTTTTAAATATGTTGTTTCCTAACTACTTAACATTCTATCCTTGTGACAGTCTTATAAAATGTTGCTTTTTAGCTATGGTTACATgatgagataatattttacaagCTGTAGAACTTCAACTATCCTCTTCCTTGTATTGTTGGAtttttttatcttgaattttATGTAATATGTATATTACATTATAACTGGACAACTTGTTTGAAGGGAATGAATTGAGTTCTTTTTGTCTAGGAGAAGCTCAGGGAACTTGTTACTAATGTTGCCTTGATTTCTGTTGTTCACTGTGTGTCCATTGAGACATTGCATGAAGAGGACAAGATTTAGAGTTTATATAAGATTCATAAATGTAGAGATGACTTTTATTAGGAGAGAATTTGCTAGATCATGATATCAACAATAGTCCTGTTGGCTTTAATTTTTAGCTACTTGCATGGCTATTCTGCCGTCAATGAAGCAAGAGGCGTCTAACTTGGAGATGATAGTTTGGCTTACCTTTGTAAGTATTCTCTTTTTAATAGGATCTGAGTTATGCACAACTAAAGGCTGCTGGTTCTGTTATTGATCCTGCTAAAGTGCAACAGGTATTGACTTTTTTCATCCATGCTTGCAGTCCCAGCTTTTGGTTCTAAATTTCATTTTATTGTTGTGCTTATACATTTTCATTTAGGGGATTTCAGCAGCACAAGAGTGGGCTCTGAAGAACAAACCTGCAGGTTCTCTGGAGATACTCACCCTTCTTATACATTATATTGCTCCCTTAAGTTTTATCTCTGTAGTTTTTTAAATATGAGATTTTGTTTGTTCTATATCTTGGCGTTTGATACTATGTTAAATGAATGATCCTGTCCCATTTTCTAAGCTTGCACTTTGACATGCTTCAGTGCTTTCTTTGTCTTCTCATGAGGCGGTCATTTACAATATCACAATTTTTTTTACCTAGGAATACATTATTAGTAaatccctctctctctatctttcccTTTTTCTGTCTCAAATATGATTAAATGGTTTATTCTTAAATGTTTTGAGTACTTTTGTCCTTGTACCCTGAAGCTTTTGCCTCAACTTCCACATTTGAGCTGAGATGAGCTGCATGTGGTTGTGTTTTTCATATCCTGAATATATATTGATTATCCATTTTTCTATTTTTGTAAATCATTGTGCTCACGGAGCCTTAAATTGATGTCAGTATCATATGCACAATGCAGTTTCTTTGTATCTCCTGTACTAAAGAcagacatacacacatatatgtatatactcttatatatgtatgtaacatACTCATCCTTGGGCCAAATGCTCTCTGTTGGTTAATCTGTTTTAGTTTGTTAAGTTCATGTTTTTTAGCAACCTTGACATCTTGTCAtcagtatattatgcttttgccaTAACGATGTTAAGAGGTGAAAGGTGAATCATCTTATCACGGTAGACTTCACTAAAATTGGTAAGAAGAAATCTTATAGCGTTTGAATTTTGGAATGGCACTTCTATAGAATTAAATAACCAGAACACCCTTAGCTGATCTTAAATAGTTTGGAATTTTGGGGTTGAGAGATTATCGGTTGCTCCTTTCTGTTTGTTCAAGTCGAtacctttctgtttgttcattgcAGTTGTTTTCTGTCTCGTCTGATTGATGTTTTGTCTTCAGGTTCTTGATGCAGTGCTCATCAGGTGACGCAGCAGAGTGTGACATTACCCCCAAGTGAAGTGTTTCAGAGCAAATATTGGGATGAAGCCAGCGATGGCTCCCCGAGCTGTTTGATGTTTATTTCTACTTTCCAAAACCGGTACTTAGCATTATCATTCAGCAGAAAAAGATAAATGTTTCAGTGTACATCCAATTTTTCTGGCTACGGTGTGGGTTAATTGACGTAGTGTAACATATCGCCCAAGATCTTCTTGTTCATGATTTAGTTGCTTGTCATTCAAGTTTATGGAGAGACATGAACACACATCTCTTTATAGTTTGGTTATGACTGTTGTTGGCTTTGAGATGCATTGGTGTAGGATTTTTTTCGGTATTTGTCGACATGCACAAGCAACTTACATTTGTTCCGTGTAATAGAAGAGAGACATGGGAGTGAAGCGTTCGTCGCTAAGACGACATGTTCCGTGTAATAGAAGAGAGACATGGGAGTGAAGCGTTCGTCGCTAAGACGACATGGAGCGACTGATTGACTGACTGATCCATTTGAACGTTGTTTCGGCGACATGGATTGGATAACGAGTGACTGATCCAATCCAACGTTGAAACGACGCTCACTAAACTGCCTACGCCTCTTGAAGCTTCATTCAAGAGAACAAATGTTGGGCGAGTACGCAAGTTCTAGTTAAGTGGTATCAGAAATGTACAGAACATGTTCCCTGTTATGTTACACTTCACAAAACAAGTCAACAAAGAACATGTTCCCTGTGATGTTAAGAAATCAAAGAGTCACGTCCATATACGGTCCTCGTCTTACAACCCAGATATTAATGAATAGGTAATTTGCAGTGTGTGCCTCCGTTCAAATCCTGCAACACCGATTGCAATAAACCACAGGGACACACACACAGCAGAAAACGGCCACCTTTTGCCCAATATCCAACTACCAATGCAACAAGTCTTCTCATAAAACCAATGAATAGGTAATCGATCATGTTTGATCTACAAGACTCCACTGTATTATTTTGGAAAATGCTTCTCTCTTGCCTCAAAATTCATTAGCATAACGATTTGAGGGGGTTAAAGAAAATATATGTACAATTATACCATACAAATAGGAAAAGTATCAAAACGATTCTACTGGCATCACCTCTAAAGCTTGGCCATTACGGTCCCTCTTGTTTTACAAGTCGATAGATGTAGACTCCTTTTTTTCATCGATCGAAGCTTCGGTTCCCTTTCTCTGTATCAGGGCATTGACCAATGAAAAGATTGCAATTAGTGCTATCTCAACATGTTCTGAGGTGCTAGTCTTTATGCTAATTTGACCTAATCTTCGGCTATTCAGATTGGCATTTACGGACATCTTTACTGTACGACCAGCCCTGAAATCAGTCTGAATACTCCCACCCAGAACCATCTCTTTGTCATAGGAAAGGATGGTGGTCGCCACGGTCAACTTATCATCTCTGATGGGGTAGTCTTTCCCCCTCAAGGTAGCTTCAATACTACCACCAGATGCCACTTGGCCACAGCCCCTGATCTGTCCTGCGTTCAATGTCAACTTAGCTCTCCTCCCGATGTTAATAGAATCCTCTAGCTTGGCTCCAACAAAATACATATTCCCGTATTTAGTCACCGAAATACCACCTCCAGTCGTGTTACACTTGAAGTTACAAAACTTGGCATCCCCATGAACAGTACAGACCAAATCCTTAGCAGCAGTTTGGATGTCCACCTCTGCAAGCAAAGAGTGGTGTCTTGGATCGGAGCACCTCGCGGTGCATTCGGATTGGATATTGAAATCTTCTTTATCCTTCCTCATTTGCCCAACAACAGAGGCTTGGAAGTTTTTTCTTATATCTAGATAACTCTCCAGATTGATGCCATCAAACGCAACATCATGATCCCAGCCTTGGGGATCTAAAACTGGTCTCACAAGCCACTGATCATTACCTAGCAGGCTGCGGTACCTATAAGCAGGATTATCAGACTCAAAACTTAGTGGGATAGCCATATCTGACACTTCAGAAACCTCTTGGGAATCACTATTTTCATAGTTATCATTCCTTACATATGTATCATCCTGATGAAGCATCCTTTCTCTTTGCCTCCTTAGCTCTTCCTTCCACTGCTTCTTCAAATACAAGGTCTCACGATAATCCAACTCATCAAGGTAAGCATTTCTCTGAGCTTTGGACAATGTTTTGAACTGGGTTCTTGTTAATATACGAATAGGAGGTAACTGGTCATAATCATCCTCATCATTGTCATTGTCTAGAAGCTCATACACATCATCTTGATCACCAAAGCTCTTACCATTAGGTAAAGAACGAGGCCGAAGAATAGATGAAAGGAGATGCGGTAGTGAGGGTAGTCGGCTGTTCTTTGGTATTAGTTGAAAGCTCTCCTGAAACTTCAGAAGTACATTTGCATCTGCCAACACCTTGGTCGCTGCACATAACAGCAAGAACTGAGACAACCACACCTGGCCATTTGGTAGCACCTTTTCACCTTTATTATTAGTTCTGCACATTGGATGATTCTCTACGAGAATGACAGGAGTTTCAAACTGCGCATTTGAGACTGTCTGGCGTATATAATTGCGCACGGTTGTTGTGCACTGATGCACAAAGGCATCATAAGCCACAGAATACCCATCAGATCCTTCAGGAGGATGTGATGAGGCGTGGGTCATGACAAGAATAGTGTTAAACCAGATCGAAGAACCAAAAACATCATTTATGAGTTTCAGCAGTGGCTGATCACTATAACCCCTGTTGATGGCATCAAGCCGCTCAAAGTACAAAACCACATCTGGTGGAGATTTTCTAATGAACCTTTTGACGGAAAGCATCAATCTCCTGTTGTGACATGCGTTACCATAAGAGGCAGAAAGACCAGGTGTATCAATTACCGTAACTCGAATGCCCTTGATAGTCCCAACAACTTCATGGATACGATCAGTGCTTGGATCAAATGCATTGGTTGCCACCATCGGCTGCTCAAAAATTGAGTTTATGGTTGAACTTTTACCTACACCTGTTTTCCCCAAAACGAGAATCCTGAGAGACAAATCCAGATTGGGACTACCAGTTGACTCTAGCTCTGTTGCTATTCCTCTAGCTGTGTTGACCTTGAGAACAGGTCTCTTTACATCTGATTCACCAGCTCTAATCAAGCTAGCAAGTTGCAATCTATATAAAACTTGTGACACTACAAGGTTTTCTGGTGTCAGTCCTATCCGATGAATGAGACGCAAGAATTTGATCTGAAGTTCCTCAACTTTGGTCAATGGATCTGCCTTCCTGTGACCAAGATGAGAAGACATAGCAGTAATAAGATGTGGGCTAGTTGGAACTTCAGTTATTTGAGCATCATTGGATTGAGAATCACTAACTGATACGGTCCCAATGCTTGCTGTGTCTTCTgtccaaacaaaagaaaaaaaaaaaaaccaacccTTCCAATATAAGATCAAATAATATGATACTGTTGAACCGCAAGAATAGCTAAAATATCCATTGAAGAAAATAGTTAATGCTACTGGGAGATAAAAGCACACAGCAATATAGTATCAACATTAACAAGAAGTGGGATCTTGGACAAGTTACTAATTTTTCAAGCTCAATGACCATTGAGGCATTGATTCAACTACGATGGTCCACTTGGTGATCCAACTAAGAATTTCACATATGTGCAGAGGCAATTAAACCGCTCTGCTCTGAGGACTTTCCAAATTTAGCAATTATGGGATCATGCAGATGACTGATTATGACCAAcaacaaaaatgataatataCCCAAGAATTTACTTGCCTATCACATAATGACAGACAACTTTCTAGGAAAAACATGCACTAGGTTTCAAAATGTTCTCACACCTCAAAAGGGTGAAAAAGGTAGAGATAAGTCTACCTCAAAATAGGTACCTGATACGGTAGGTGACTCATGCGATCGATCCCAAAACACACATAATAAAGTTGACATTTGCAGATTTACCCTCAGAAGATTTAACTTAAAACTGCATGTGTCCTTAGAAAGAACAATTATGTCTGCCCTTCTCAGGTTATATATGGTAGCATCTAGCAATTCAAGATAAAAAGATATACCCTTGAGAAGGGTATAACTAACTACCAAAGCATGTAAGAAAACACTTCCAGAGCACAAAACCATCATACTAAGCTAACAATAGTGAAACCTTTACATTGAGCTGAGGACCTCGGTCCGAAAGTAAATgtacaatatataaaaatatgtctatggaaTCTCATGTTCTATAGGGGTTTTTGTGACTTTTGCAGGTTTATGCATGCCTTGTATAATGTCTTACAATGCTCAACGATATAATATAATCTTGCTTCAAATATATCATGAAGATGCAAACTCTCCATTTTTAATGTTTGAAATAAAGTTCATCACACCAAAAATACTGTTAcaagtataataaatttaaagcCACCAGGGATGGTTAAAATATTAGTTGAATACTCATTTAAGAAAAAAGCTAACATTTCTGGGACATGAAAACATGCAGCAATACAAGATCAACAGTAGCAGAATTTAATCTTGAACAAGGTTATCACAATTTTCAAGGTTGATAACCGGTGATTCAACTAAGATACTTCACATACGCACAAAGACAATTCTTTTTCATAAGAGAGCAATAGTTTTGCTTGCTTTGCTACAGAGAAAAATTATGGTGTCTGAGAACCACAGTTGAACGAATAAAACCTGGTTTACTCCTAATTCTGACCACAAAAAGCTCCACTTAGTTACCAGATAGCAACAGATGAGATAAACACTACCGCAACGTCTAGTGCAAACAGTCTATTATATGACAGAGCATGGAACCTTGTCAAATTTCATGAGCATGGATGTATTTGTTGTATGTAAGAAGTCTATTTAGGAATTTTGCACATAAAACACAGTATAGTACAGGTAGAGAGGAAAAGTGAGAAAAAGAGCAATGCAATTATGTCCTAGGCCTCCAAACTAATTGACCATTATCAGATTCCATCAATCTGGTCAGATGCATCCAGTTATGCGTCATGATAAACCAAAGGGAGATTATACCATTTGTAACTGTTTATTGAACTTAGGATTTCTAGAGCGAGACCTACTCACTTGGCTTATTATTTCATCTGGTGTGTGAACAACAATTGGATCTTTTCAAAATATTATTCCACAAACAAAACTAAGTCCAATTCCTTATACATGCAGAAATCCAAATCAATCAAAGAAAGAATAGGAACCGTAATAGTctacaaaaagaaaataatgcTTAGAAAACACAAAAAGCTGGTTGAGTTCAATGATTTTATTGATACCTGGATGAACATGTTCTTCACTTGTCGAGTCCTCGTCGGAGAATTGGAAAGGTCTTGCGGAAAGCAATTTGTTGGAAATGAGTTGGCATGAAACCCATTTCCTAAAATTCATCATCCTTTATGCAAAATAGACATTAGTTAAACCAGTGAATATGACATATAGCAATTAAATTACTGTTATACCATACCGACAGAAGGGTAACAAAATTGCACCTAAAGAGGGGAGACTTTTAACTCGAAATATTAACACATTTATTATAGTTCATTGTTTAGCCTCAGGGTGTGACTGATTTTCCTCTTTTTTCTCCACTTAAATAAGTATTACTAACTTATGAAGACCATTTGATATGAAACAAAAAGAAGGTACCAGAATATACAGGAACACGCTGTTGACTTCTTATCACTTAAAGCATTACCTAGTAGCTGTGTAGTTAAGTCCACAAACATACAAATGCAACACCAGCAACCATAAATACTCTTCTACAAACTGTAAGGATTTTACTCCTTAAGTCAAAGCCGGTCATTTCTCCTTGTGCAGTTGTACTAAGCATAAGATAATCTTAACCACAGAATAGTCATTTAGGTTTCAAGACTTATGGCAATCTTCTTTCATGCTGAGCAGAACCGGACTCATTGTTGTTAATTGACGGAGGACTgaaatttatcaaacattttataaAGCCTCTGAAACTTATAGTGCAGTCCATCACCAAACCCATGTTAGTTGGGAAAGTATTCAAGTAAAACTAATCTTACATGGGAAACTAAGCCTGTCTCACTAATACCACAAGAACAATTATCTATTCTACTGTGCTAAATCAAACTAAGATTCTATCACCAAGACCTAAAAAAAACACCATTTCTCCTGTGTTAATTTAAGATAAATTATTTATCTATCCAACTATTACAGAAGACAGTAGTGTCTTAAGTGCAACTCCTTCCCGGTTGGTTTAGGAGGCAAAATGCAAGTGCAACAAGTAAGGTGTTTAACCTAGTGAAAATTGTGTGAATTACTCTCATTAAGGACCAATATACGATGGAACAACTTGTTTGCATGCACGAGAGGTCCATAAAACCTTTCCAcaaaaggaaaagggaaaaagcCAAATGTACCATCTAGCATCAGAAGAATCCACTTCCGGTTCTTGCTTCACCACAAAAATGAATGGTTCATTATCACACTCCAATTCTTCATCTCAAAGGCAACACCAACAATTAAACCCTCACACTACCATCTTCTACATGATTTGACATAAACAAGAGTAAGTCACcataggaaaagaaaaaaggttTTTCCCAGATAAATGTAAACACTAAAAAGTATAGATCGCAAGCTCCCAAATCCGACGTCGCTTGTCCCACGACACTTGCTTTTCATCGCCATCCTTGGTTGTTTCCAATCGTCCGTGAAACACTCTTATTCAATTAAATCCACAGAATCCAAGATTAGATTACCAGACCGCAATATTCGATTTTGAAGCAAAGTTCATCAAATTACTTACTCTCTTTCCTTACGCACGGTTGCCTCCAAGACGACGTATATTCCCAACAAAGAACCGAAAGAAAGGAGGAAACCTATTCGACACAGAGCTCAACGCGGTACCTATTCGAGAAGAAATCGAATCAGCTCGGCCGTTCGACGGAATAAAacagccaccgccaccgccgccgccgacggAACTGGTGACAGAAGTGTTCTCCGTCGACGCTCGTCCACAATTCTTGAGGCGAGAGGGGGAGAGATATGGAGAGAAAGAAAGGGGTATTGGGGGAGACGAGAGGCGAGGAGGCGGCGGCTTCGATTCGCTTCTTTCCTGACCACCCAACGAGTTCCTTCGTGGCAAGCGACCAAAATTTCTAATCCCACCCAACCCCGCTACGTATCGGATGTAGCGGAACATTATTTCTGTGTCGGAAAACCAAATAACGGAACGAGTCGGCGCGACGAGCCGGTCCGGTTCCGTTTCCTGGTTCTTATTGAACCGACCCGATTCGAAATGAAGCACGCGCCATTAAGCATGACAGCCAACCCCGGTTTTCCGAGCCGATTCGATCGGTTCAAGTCAGGTTATTTAGACGAGTTAAAACACTCGTTATCCGTAATAATCTCAAACCTTGCATCGATTAGGTTTCTCTTTACTCTTCATTTTTTTATTAAGATAATATTTTCTTGGAGAACTCTGACTTATATTTGATTaagataatataaattaaatttgtgaACTTATATGATTATTTAGGATCAGAACTGTAATAAGTCGTTCAAGTAATGTGGATTGGAATGCATCGATTATGATCGATGTGGAACTCGTGCCACCACAACTGATGCGGGACATCTATCAGCTCTAAAGAGTCATAAACTAAAGAGTCTCTCCTTCGGATGCTATCGAATTAATTATATCTCGGGGTCCGTCGATGGGCAGTGGGTTCCACAATGGGCTCCACGCTGTTGTCCAATCACAAATCATGTCATTTTGGAGTTGTGGAGGGCATATATGATAGTATACGCCGCCTCGCAAGAAGACCGCAAACCCAAAGAGTGCGccgaggaggagcagcagcagcagcagatccgCAGAGATAGCACACGCGATGAGGAGCTCCGCGGCGTTATTCAATCCGTCACCGCCGCTCCTCCTCCTTTTGCCTCTTGTTCTTTTCTCGCATCTGCTTCCTCGTGCCTTCGCCGCTGACCTAGGGTGCCCTTCTCAGAAGATTTCCTTTGCTTAAGCCAAGCCTTATTGCAGATTTCCTTCTTTTAACTTTACCATCTTTCAATTTGCAGATCTGGCGATGGGTACACGATCGCCGGTCGTGTGAAATTAGATGGTGAATCACTTTCCTTTCGTtcgtttttatatattttatgctgcttgtttagatctttcgagtATCTGTATGCATTATTGGTGGTAATGATGGTGGAGATGGACTGGAAATAATATTTAAAACCAGAATTCGATGTTGACAACATCTCACTGTGATGTtctgag
The window above is part of the Musa acuminata AAA Group cultivar baxijiao chromosome BXJ1-1, Cavendish_Baxijiao_AAA, whole genome shotgun sequence genome. Proteins encoded here:
- the LOC135673697 gene encoding translocase of chloroplast 90, chloroplastic-like isoform X4 encodes the protein MFIQTQQALGPYQKADPLTKVEELQIKFLRLIHRIGLTPENLVVSQVLYRLQLASLIRAGESDVKRPVLKVNTARGIATELESTGSPNLDLSLRILVLGKTGVGKSSTINSIFEQPMVATNAFDPSTDRIHEVVGTIKGIRVTVIDTPGLSASYGNACHNRRLMLSVKRFIRKSPPDVVLYFERLDAINRGYSDQPLLKLINDVFGSSIWFNTILVMTHASSHPPEGSDGYSVAYDAFVHQCTTTVRNYIRQTVSNAQFETPVILVENHPMCRTNNKGEKVLPNGQVWLSQFLLLCAATKVLADANVLLKFQESFQLIPKNSRLPSLPHLLSSILRPRSLPNGKSFGDQDDVYELLDNDNDEDDYDQLPPIRILTRTQFKTLSKAQRNAYLDELDYRETLYLKKQWKEELRRQRERMLHQDDTYVRNDNYENSDSQEVSEVSDMAIPLSFESDNPAYRYRSLLGNDQWLVRPVLDPQGWDHDVAFDGINLESYLDIRKNFQASVVGQMRKDKEDFNIQSECTARCSDPRHHSLLAEVDIQTAAKDLVCTVHGDAKFCNFKCNTTGGGISVTKYGNMYFVGAKLEDSINIGRRAKLTLNAGQIRGCGQVASGGSIEATLRGKDYPIRDDKLTVATTILSYDKEMVLGGSIQTDFRAGRTVKMSVNANLNSRRLGQISIKTSTSEHVEIALIAIFSLVNALIQRKGTEASIDEKKESTSIDL
- the LOC135673697 gene encoding translocase of chloroplast 90, chloroplastic-like isoform X1 translates to MMNFRKWVSCQLISNKLLSARPFQFSDEDSTSEEHVHPEDTASIGTVSVSDSQSNDAQITEVPTSPHLITAMSSHLGHRKADPLTKVEELQIKFLRLIHRIGLTPENLVVSQVLYRLQLASLIRAGESDVKRPVLKVNTARGIATELESTGSPNLDLSLRILVLGKTGVGKSSTINSIFEQPMVATNAFDPSTDRIHEVVGTIKGIRVTVIDTPGLSASYGNACHNRRLMLSVKRFIRKSPPDVVLYFERLDAINRGYSDQPLLKLINDVFGSSIWFNTILVMTHASSHPPEGSDGYSVAYDAFVHQCTTTVRNYIRQTVSNAQFETPVILVENHPMCRTNNKGEKVLPNGQVWLSQFLLLCAATKVLADANVLLKFQESFQLIPKNSRLPSLPHLLSSILRPRSLPNGKSFGDQDDVYELLDNDNDEDDYDQLPPIRILTRTQFKTLSKAQRNAYLDELDYRETLYLKKQWKEELRRQRERMLHQDDTYVRNDNYENSDSQEVSEVSDMAIPLSFESDNPAYRYRSLLGNDQWLVRPVLDPQGWDHDVAFDGINLESYLDIRKNFQASVVGQMRKDKEDFNIQSECTARCSDPRHHSLLAEVDIQTAAKDLVCTVHGDAKFCNFKCNTTGGGISVTKYGNMYFVGAKLEDSINIGRRAKLTLNAGQIRGCGQVASGGSIEATLRGKDYPIRDDKLTVATTILSYDKEMVLGGSIQTDFRAGRTVKMSVNANLNSRRLGQISIKTSTSEHVEIALIAIFSLVNALIQRKGTEASIDEKKESTSIDL